In Eubalaena glacialis isolate mEubGla1 chromosome 3, mEubGla1.1.hap2.+ XY, whole genome shotgun sequence, the following are encoded in one genomic region:
- the LOC133087272 gene encoding LOW QUALITY PROTEIN: PRAME family member 12-like (The sequence of the model RefSeq protein was modified relative to this genomic sequence to represent the inferred CDS: inserted 1 base in 1 codon): MNLLGEEALVFSALEDLPTELFPPLLMEAFHGRCIETLKAMVQTWPFVHLPLGGLKDMPHVGPLQAVLEALDALLAQKVRSRRCKLWVLDLRDTGQNFWSMWSGASTHGCSSSRMAQVAEHRSMTKQHLAPFKVFIDLCLKKSTLDNFLTYLLRWVEQRKVFIHLCCKKLKIFSTPMENIMKVLSMVRLDCIQEVDLAXWHLSTLAMFASFFGEMSNVQRLFLSHIHLSAFEKQERRHVQITSQFLRLLHRRDLHLESPSFLEGCLDQTLRCLMTTLDNLSITNCQLTESDLIHLSQCPNISQLKGLDLSGVRLTDFSPELLQILLEKVAATLQELDLSQCGIMDSQLEAILPALSSCSQLRSFSLCGNLLSMVVMEKMLRHTVGLPCLSQELYPAPQESYCPQGVPLEGRLAQLHAELFEILRDLGWPRIIWLRLRPCPHYGDAICSHIEPVIYCCNTHV, encoded by the exons ATGAACCTGCTGGGGGAAGAAGCCTTGGTCTTTTCTGCTCTGGAGGATCTACCCACAGAACTCTTCCCACCACTGTTGATGGAGGCTTTCCATGGGAGATGCATCGAGACCCTGAAGGCCATGGTGCAAACCTGGCCCTTTGTCCACCTGCCTCTGGGGGGTCTGAAAGACATGCCTCATGTGGGACCCTTACAAGCAGTGCTGGAAGCGCTTGATGCCCTGCTTGCCCAGAAGGTTCGATCCAG GAGGTGCAAACTGTGGGTGCTAGATCTACGTGACACTGGCCAGAACTTCTGGAGTATGTGGTCTGGAGCCAGCACTCACGGGTGCTCAAGCTCACGAATGGCACAAGTGGCTGAACACAGGTCAATGACAAAGCAGCACTTGGCCCCGTTTAAAGTTTTCATAGACCTTTGTCTGAAGAAAAGTACCCTGGATAACTTCCTCACCTACCTCCTCAGGTGGGTGGAGCAGAGAAAAGTTTTCATACACCTGTGCTGTAAGAAGCTGAAGATCTTTTCAACGCCCATGGAAAATATTATGAAAGTCCTGAGTATGGTGCGGCTGGACTGTATCCAGGAAGTGGATCTGG TTTGGCATCTGTCCACTCTGGCTATGTTTGCTTCTTTCTTCGGTGAGATGAGTAATGTGCAGAGACTCTTTCTCTCCCACATCCACCTGTCTGCCTTCGAGAAGCAGGAGCGGCGTCATGTCCAAATTACCTCTCAGTTCCTCAGGCTGCTCCACCGCCGGGACCTCCATCTGGAATCTCCCTCCTTCCTTGAAGGCTGCCTGGACCAGACGCTCAG GTGCCTGATGACCACCTTGGACAACCTCTCAATAACTAACTGCCAGCTTACAGAATCAGACTTGATCCATCTGTCCCAGTGCCCGAACATCAGTCAGCTAAAAGGCCTGGATCTGAGTGGCGTCAGGCTGACCGACTTTAGTCCTGAGCTCCTCCAAATTCTGCTGGAGAAAGTTGCTGCCACTCTCCAGGAACTGGACTTAAGTCAGTGTGGAATCATGGACTCCCAACTTGAGGCCATCCTGCCTGCCCTGAGCAGCTGCTCCCAGCTCAGGTCCTTCAGCCTGTGTGGGAACCTCCTTTCCATGGTCGTCATGGAGAAGATGCTGCGACACACCGTTGGACTGCCCTGTTTAAGTCAAGAGCTGTATCCTGCGCCTCAGGAAAGTTACTGCCCTCAGGGTGTTCCCCTGGAAGGGAGACTTGCCCAGCTTCATGCTGAGCTGTTTGAGATTCTGAGAGACTTGGGATGGCCTAGGATCATCTGGCTTAGGCTCAGACCCTGTCCTCACTATGGTGATGCCATATGCAGTCACATCGAGCCTGTTATATACTGCTGTAATACTCATGTCTAG